Proteins encoded in a region of the Psychromicrobium lacuslunae genome:
- a CDS encoding cytochrome c oxidase assembly protein — protein sequence MPSFAEFLSVWTFDPWALLTALFLGGSYLWAVRSVAERWPLRRTAMFFLLGLASYLWVSCGFLGSYAEELRWAFSIKLALLLFVVPLLLALGKPLTLARLAFPRGRTRTVLARLTRRPLAFFGNAVVAPILGLLLFSMMLTPLAGTLRLNAPLDQGLTVLLPLVGLLMVLPVAEAGGKALNGLIVLQLLFAFIELLLDAVPGVFLRLSNTVLDGAAPFSGAQPPWFPNPLRDQQLAGDWLWFIAEAADLPLLILMFMRFATMDKRERAAVDELSDEEMEALSEAHLQRFYGNDGRSS from the coding sequence ATGCCTTCTTTCGCGGAGTTCCTGAGCGTCTGGACCTTCGATCCTTGGGCGTTGCTGACCGCGCTATTCCTCGGCGGTAGCTACCTTTGGGCGGTGCGCTCGGTGGCGGAGCGGTGGCCGCTGCGCAGAACGGCAATGTTTTTTCTGCTGGGTTTGGCTAGCTATCTCTGGGTGAGCTGCGGCTTCTTGGGGAGCTATGCTGAGGAACTCCGGTGGGCCTTTTCGATCAAGCTCGCCCTGTTGCTCTTTGTTGTCCCGTTGCTGCTGGCGTTAGGGAAGCCGTTGACGCTGGCGCGATTAGCTTTTCCCAGGGGCCGGACTCGAACCGTACTGGCGAGGTTGACTCGTCGTCCGCTGGCGTTCTTCGGTAATGCCGTGGTGGCGCCAATATTGGGCCTCCTGCTGTTTTCAATGATGCTCACCCCGTTGGCCGGAACACTGCGACTGAACGCCCCGCTGGATCAAGGTCTGACCGTGCTGTTGCCGCTGGTCGGTCTATTGATGGTGCTGCCGGTAGCCGAGGCTGGCGGTAAAGCGCTCAACGGTTTGATCGTGCTGCAGCTGCTCTTCGCTTTTATCGAATTACTGCTCGACGCCGTGCCCGGAGTTTTCTTGCGGCTATCTAATACTGTCCTGGATGGTGCCGCGCCGTTCTCTGGAGCGCAGCCACCCTGGTTCCCCAACCCGCTGCGAGACCAGCAATTAGCCGGGGACTGGCTTTGGTTCATCGCCGAGGCGGCCGATCTGCCGTTGCTCATTCTGATGTTCATGCGATTTGCCACCATGGATAAGCGGGAGCGGGCGGCCGTGGACGAACTGAGCGATGAAGAGATGGAAGCCCTCAGCGAGGCACATTTACAACGGTTTTACGGCAACGACGGGAGATCATCATGA
- the smpB gene encoding SsrA-binding protein SmpB, translating to MPKESGRKVVATNRKARHDYLISDTYEAGLALMGTEVKSLREGKANLTDGFATFYGDELWLEAVYIPEYLNGSWTNHSARRRRKLLLHRAELIKISHKTREAGFTIVPLQLYFLDGKVKVEIALAKGKREYDKRQALREAQDSREAQRAMREKNHG from the coding sequence GTGCCAAAGGAAAGTGGCCGGAAGGTAGTGGCCACCAATCGCAAGGCGCGGCACGACTACCTCATTTCAGATACCTACGAAGCTGGCCTGGCCCTGATGGGCACCGAGGTCAAGTCCTTGCGCGAGGGCAAAGCTAATCTAACAGATGGTTTTGCCACCTTTTACGGTGACGAGTTGTGGCTGGAAGCCGTCTACATCCCTGAATATCTCAACGGCTCCTGGACCAATCACTCGGCTCGCCGTCGTCGTAAGTTACTGCTGCATCGTGCCGAGTTGATTAAGATTTCGCATAAGACCCGCGAGGCGGGCTTTACCATTGTGCCCCTGCAACTCTACTTCCTTGACGGCAAGGTCAAGGTCGAGATCGCACTGGCTAAAGGTAAGCGTGAATACGATAAGCGGCAGGCGCTGCGTGAGGCTCAGGATTCTCGTGAAGCTCAGCGGGCCATGCGAGAGAAGAACCACGGCTAA
- a CDS encoding peptidoglycan DD-metalloendopeptidase family protein — MNIIKRDALGEKPFRRVLSLCVTAGLAAGLVVPLFLGTAPASADSLEDQANSLQQQAAEVQSSLEFVDAGIAKSAANLTLYTGMLPAAQQAVSTAQSRVAAATSQVEALSARVDLAEQNKDNIIAQIAADQKKAAESKKVIGQIAAQSYKTGGLPAGLTFLLGSDMKNLAESLSAADQATRSQTATLNKLAQQNATNINAKARLAAVEVEIKDLKAKADDALAAEKSAQQEAAAQKAKLDKLLADTTALSKELNAKKPQIQAKLAAVKTQQDNVAAQIAERARKAREAAEAAAKAAAAAAGNNNYQPPPPGNPSAFGLVSPFAGFPITSGWGWRLVPPGTIDFNGTGSYLHTGIDYGVPCGTPVRAPASGTIAVAGWLNNGGGFTVHIDHGVVQGNALTTVYYHNSSVAVSAGQQVNRGDIIAYSGGTGNSTGCHAHFETWVNGQPVDPSGLL, encoded by the coding sequence ATGAACATCATCAAGCGAGATGCTCTGGGGGAAAAACCGTTTCGGCGTGTGCTGAGTTTATGCGTTACTGCTGGCTTGGCTGCCGGCCTAGTCGTTCCGCTTTTCCTGGGCACTGCCCCGGCTTCCGCCGACAGCCTTGAGGATCAAGCAAATAGCCTGCAACAACAAGCCGCTGAGGTGCAGTCTTCGCTGGAGTTCGTCGATGCTGGAATCGCCAAATCGGCCGCCAACCTCACCTTGTACACCGGCATGTTGCCAGCCGCTCAGCAAGCAGTATCAACCGCTCAGAGTCGCGTCGCTGCCGCGACCTCGCAAGTTGAGGCTTTGTCTGCCCGGGTAGATCTCGCTGAACAAAATAAAGACAACATCATCGCGCAGATTGCGGCAGATCAAAAGAAAGCTGCCGAATCTAAAAAGGTAATCGGTCAAATTGCTGCGCAATCGTATAAAACGGGTGGATTGCCCGCTGGTCTGACCTTCTTACTCGGCTCCGATATGAAGAATCTAGCGGAGAGCCTGAGCGCTGCCGATCAGGCAACCCGCAGCCAAACCGCCACCTTGAATAAGCTGGCTCAGCAAAACGCCACTAATATCAACGCCAAAGCACGTTTGGCCGCTGTTGAGGTCGAAATTAAGGACCTCAAGGCAAAAGCGGACGACGCGTTGGCCGCCGAGAAGTCAGCTCAGCAAGAGGCTGCCGCGCAGAAGGCCAAGCTGGATAAACTTTTGGCGGACACCACCGCGTTGAGTAAAGAGCTGAACGCAAAGAAACCTCAGATCCAGGCCAAACTAGCCGCGGTGAAGACCCAGCAAGACAATGTTGCAGCGCAGATCGCTGAGCGGGCCCGCAAAGCTCGTGAAGCTGCCGAAGCCGCTGCCAAAGCTGCTGCCGCGGCTGCCGGAAACAATAACTACCAGCCACCGCCACCCGGAAACCCCTCGGCTTTTGGCTTGGTATCTCCGTTCGCTGGTTTCCCGATCACCTCGGGCTGGGGCTGGCGTCTAGTGCCGCCAGGCACCATTGACTTCAACGGCACCGGCTCATACTTGCACACCGGTATTGATTATGGAGTGCCGTGTGGCACTCCGGTCCGGGCACCTGCCTCGGGCACCATCGCAGTGGCTGGTTGGCTCAATAATGGTGGTGGCTTCACGGTGCACATCGACCACGGCGTGGTGCAAGGAAATGCCTTGACCACCGTTTACTACCACAACTCATCGGTGGCGGTTTCAGCTGGTCAACAGGTCAACCGCGGTGACATCATCGCCTACAGCGGCGGTACCGGAAACTCCACTGGCTGCCACGCGCACTTTGAGACCTGGGTGAACGGTCAGCCGGTCGACCCTTCGGGTTTGCTCTAA
- the ftsX gene encoding permease-like cell division protein FtsX encodes MRLGFILGEIGSGLRRNLAMVISVVLVTLVSLTFVGAAFMLQKQIDVMKDYWYDKVQVSIFLCNKDSVSPTCAAGAVTPEQQANIKALLESPEIKQYIKSTAFESQAEALVHVREQFKDSPIGASVTEDQLQASFRIGLINPEKYSIFQERFSSVAGVDQVIDQRKIFEGLFGILNTCTIISVVVAGLMVVAAFLLVSTTIRLSAFSRRRETAIMRLVGASKTVVQLPFILEGIIAALVGSVLASVALWAVTKFLVEGVLAPNNPGMVFINVGQVWWVCPILIGISIIVAGFSSWITLRKYLKV; translated from the coding sequence GTGAGGCTCGGATTCATTCTCGGCGAGATCGGTTCAGGGCTGCGTCGTAATCTGGCGATGGTGATCTCGGTGGTCTTGGTGACCCTGGTTTCGTTGACCTTCGTCGGCGCCGCTTTCATGCTGCAGAAGCAAATCGACGTGATGAAGGATTACTGGTACGACAAGGTCCAAGTCTCAATTTTCCTTTGCAATAAAGATTCGGTCAGCCCTACTTGCGCCGCTGGTGCAGTGACTCCGGAGCAGCAAGCCAATATTAAAGCCCTGCTCGAATCGCCGGAGATCAAGCAGTACATCAAGAGCACCGCTTTTGAGTCTCAGGCCGAAGCTCTGGTGCACGTTCGTGAACAGTTCAAAGACTCACCGATCGGCGCCTCGGTCACCGAGGATCAACTGCAAGCCTCCTTCCGAATCGGCCTGATCAACCCGGAAAAATACTCGATTTTCCAGGAGCGGTTTTCCTCAGTGGCTGGTGTTGATCAGGTCATTGATCAACGGAAAATTTTTGAGGGCCTATTCGGCATTCTGAATACCTGCACAATCATTTCGGTGGTAGTGGCGGGGCTCATGGTGGTCGCTGCCTTCTTGCTTGTCTCCACCACAATCAGGCTCTCTGCATTCAGCCGACGGCGCGAGACCGCGATTATGCGTCTGGTCGGCGCCTCTAAAACCGTGGTGCAATTGCCCTTTATTTTGGAGGGCATCATCGCCGCACTAGTGGGCTCCGTTTTAGCTTCGGTGGCCTTGTGGGCAGTGACTAAGTTCCTCGTTGAAGGAGTGCTGGCCCCAAATAATCCGGGGATGGTCTTCATAAATGTGGGTCAAGTTTGGTGGGTCTGTCCAATTCTGATCGGAATCAGCATTATTGTTGCCGGATTCTCTTCTTGGATAACCCTCAGGAAGTACTTGAAGGTCTAA